Proteins from a genomic interval of Streptomyces sp. NBC_01445:
- the rfbC gene encoding dTDP-4-dehydrorhamnose 3,5-epimerase yields MKAIEVTAIDGAYLFEPTPYADERGFFCRTFDAEVVRSVGLDPDAFVQDSVSRSVRGVLRGLHLRTGAGEAKLVRCSYGSIFDVVVDLRPDSPTYRNRAFFELSGETQVTLYIPAGCAHGFQALTETADTSYRIDRPHDPAEDVTIAFDDPELAIPWPLPVMSMSQRDREAPGLAEALKQKET; encoded by the coding sequence ATGAAAGCGATCGAAGTCACGGCGATCGACGGCGCGTACCTGTTCGAGCCGACGCCGTACGCAGACGAACGCGGCTTCTTCTGCCGCACCTTCGACGCCGAGGTGGTCCGCTCGGTGGGCCTCGACCCGGACGCCTTCGTCCAGGACAGCGTGTCCCGCTCGGTCCGGGGCGTGCTGCGCGGCCTGCACCTGCGCACCGGCGCAGGCGAAGCCAAGCTGGTCCGGTGCTCGTACGGGAGCATCTTCGACGTCGTCGTGGACCTGCGGCCCGACTCACCGACCTACCGCAACCGGGCCTTCTTCGAACTGTCCGGCGAGACGCAGGTGACCCTGTACATCCCGGCGGGGTGCGCGCACGGCTTCCAGGCGCTGACCGAAACCGCCGACACCTCGTACCGGATCGACCGCCCGCACGATCCGGCCGAGGACGTGACGATCGCCTTCGACGACCCGGAACTCGCCATCCCCTGGCCGCTGCCGGTCATGTCGATGTCCCAGCGGGACCG
- a CDS encoding polysaccharide pyruvyl transferase family protein, giving the protein MTSADETPVRVGIFGLLGSGNLGNDGSLEAVLGYLRAEHPEAVVDALCGGPEAVATRFGIRATRLHWYRGEYRTASRAGAIVAKGLGKLVDAVRTAAWVRRHDVVIVPGMGVLEATLPLRPWGFPYALFLLCASGRLFGTRVALVSVGAAPIGNPPTRALVRWSARLAAYRSYRDTPSRDSMRAMGVDTTRDEVYPDLTFSLPTLRTSVPSGLPGPVGVGVMDFHGGNDDRARAEEIHRRYLDGTIGFVRALVEEGRPVRLLSGDEVDTPVVAAILDAVDSPLVTNAEAASLADLMKEMAAVDTVVATRYHNLICALKVGTPTLALTYAAKSDALMAQMGLGTYCHPAREVDADRLLEQFRALEQRSAELRRTLTERNLVAVQQLEYQFSALDSALFPAADHAHTHAMREAL; this is encoded by the coding sequence ATGACGTCCGCGGACGAAACTCCGGTGCGCGTCGGGATCTTCGGCCTGCTCGGCTCCGGCAACCTCGGCAACGACGGATCGCTCGAAGCCGTGCTCGGGTACCTCCGCGCCGAACACCCGGAGGCGGTCGTGGACGCGCTGTGCGGCGGACCCGAGGCCGTGGCGACCCGGTTCGGGATCCGCGCGACGCGGCTGCACTGGTACCGCGGCGAATACCGGACCGCGTCGCGGGCGGGCGCGATCGTGGCGAAGGGTCTGGGCAAACTCGTCGACGCCGTCCGCACCGCCGCCTGGGTGCGTCGGCACGACGTGGTGATCGTGCCGGGCATGGGCGTCCTGGAGGCCACGCTGCCGCTGCGGCCGTGGGGCTTCCCGTACGCGCTGTTCCTGCTCTGCGCATCCGGCCGGCTGTTCGGCACCCGGGTCGCACTGGTCAGCGTCGGCGCCGCCCCGATCGGCAACCCGCCCACCCGGGCCCTGGTGCGCTGGTCGGCGCGGCTGGCCGCGTACCGGTCGTACCGGGACACCCCGTCCCGCGACTCGATGCGGGCGATGGGCGTGGACACCACCCGCGACGAGGTCTACCCGGACCTCACCTTCTCTCTGCCGACGCTGCGGACGAGCGTGCCGTCGGGCCTGCCGGGCCCGGTCGGCGTCGGCGTCATGGACTTCCACGGCGGCAACGACGACCGCGCCCGGGCCGAGGAGATCCACCGGCGCTACCTCGACGGGACGATCGGCTTCGTCCGCGCGCTGGTCGAGGAGGGCAGGCCGGTCCGGCTGCTGTCCGGCGACGAGGTCGACACACCGGTGGTCGCCGCGATCCTCGACGCGGTGGACTCGCCGCTGGTCACCAATGCCGAGGCGGCCTCGCTGGCCGACCTGATGAAGGAGATGGCGGCGGTCGACACCGTGGTGGCGACCCGCTACCACAACCTCATATGCGCGCTGAAGGTCGGCACGCCGACGCTCGCCCTCACCTATGCGGCGAAGAGCGACGCGCTCATGGCCCAGATGGGCCTGGGCACGTACTGCCACCCGGCTCGCGAGGTCGACGCCGACCGGCTGCTCGAGCAGTTCCGGGCGCTGGAGCAGCGATCGGCGGAGCTGCGGCGGACCCTCACCGAACGGAACCTGGTCGCTGTTCAGCAACTCGAGTACCAGTTCAGCGCCTTGGACTCGGCCCTGTTCCCGGCGGCCGACCACGCCCACACCCACGCCATGCGAGAGGCCCTATGA
- a CDS encoding glycosyltransferase family 2 protein yields MTVQPRLSIGLPVYNGEEYLAESLDALLGQTYEDFELVISDNASTDGTQDICRRYAAQDSRIRYLRLPRNIGATPNHNRVFTECRGELFKWASHDDLYGRDLLQRCVQTLDERPDVILAHSGQAVIDGDGQVKVPYEYGLATDSPHPPERFRSLLFEPGGDDFYGVMRADMLRRVKPLDSYHHADRTFVAEITLHGPFHQVPELLYFRRDHPTRAERANPGKRSRSVNLDPRRAGLLHPTPRLLAEYVWGFVAAIRRAPLSQADRRACYRHLAAWMSSRVRPGAGERVEDRAPVDPSGLTVSVDALVAGREGRQA; encoded by the coding sequence ATGACCGTCCAACCCAGGCTGAGCATCGGCCTGCCCGTGTACAACGGCGAGGAATACCTGGCCGAGTCGCTCGACGCCTTGCTCGGCCAGACCTACGAGGACTTCGAGCTGGTCATCTCCGACAACGCCTCGACCGACGGGACCCAGGACATCTGCCGCCGGTACGCCGCGCAGGACTCGCGCATCCGGTATCTCCGGCTGCCCCGGAACATCGGCGCCACGCCGAACCACAACCGTGTGTTCACCGAGTGCCGCGGCGAGCTGTTCAAGTGGGCCTCGCACGACGACCTGTACGGCCGGGACCTGCTGCAGCGCTGCGTTCAGACGCTGGACGAGCGGCCGGACGTGATCCTCGCGCACAGCGGCCAGGCGGTCATCGACGGCGACGGTCAGGTGAAGGTCCCGTACGAATACGGGCTCGCCACCGACTCGCCGCACCCGCCGGAGCGCTTCCGCAGTCTGCTGTTCGAGCCCGGTGGCGACGACTTCTACGGGGTGATGCGGGCCGACATGCTGCGCCGGGTGAAGCCGCTCGACAGCTACCACCACGCGGACCGCACGTTCGTCGCCGAGATCACCCTGCACGGGCCCTTCCACCAGGTGCCGGAGCTGCTGTACTTCCGCCGCGACCACCCCACCCGCGCCGAGCGGGCGAACCCGGGCAAGCGCTCCCGGTCCGTCAACCTGGACCCACGCCGGGCAGGCCTGCTGCACCCGACGCCCCGGCTGCTCGCCGAGTACGTCTGGGGCTTCGTCGCGGCGATCAGGCGGGCGCCGTTGTCCCAGGCCGACCGGCGAGCGTGCTACCGCCACCTGGCCGCATGGATGTCCAGCCGGGTCCGGCCCGGCGCCGGCGAGCGGGTCGAGGACCGCGCCCCGGTCGACCCGAGCGGGCTCACTGTCTCCGTCGACGCCCTCGTCGCCGGCCGTGAGGGGAGGCAGGCATGA
- a CDS encoding DUF4910 domain-containing protein, with product MAPMTAVGEEMHALVERLYPLCRSITGDGVRATLDIVGEYVPLQVHEVPTGTQVLDWTVPQEWNIRDAYIADTAGNRVVDFAASSLHVLGYSVPVSATMPLAELREHLHTLPDRPAWVPYRTSYYQPTWGFCLAQETLDALPDGEYEVRIDSTLADGHLTYAEHVIPGQVPDEVIVSCHVCHPSLANDNLAGIAVATYLARALAGQTPYYTYRFIYAPGTIGAITWLARNKERIDRVKHGLVLACAGDSGQLTYKQSRRGDAEIDRVLRHVLGASERPHHVTEFTPYGYDERQFCSPGFDLGVGSLSRTPYAGYPEYHTSADNPDFVSPEAMADTLAVCREAFAVLDRNRRYLNLSPYGEPQLGRRGLYDSLGGRSDAKQAQMAMLWVLSLSDGEHSLLDVAERSGLPFDTVAVAADALHGAGLIKA from the coding sequence GTGGCGCCGATGACAGCGGTCGGCGAAGAGATGCATGCACTGGTGGAGCGGCTGTACCCGCTCTGCCGGAGCATCACCGGCGACGGTGTGCGTGCCACCCTGGACATCGTCGGCGAGTACGTCCCGCTCCAGGTGCACGAAGTGCCGACAGGGACGCAAGTGCTCGACTGGACGGTGCCGCAGGAGTGGAACATCCGGGACGCGTACATCGCCGACACCGCCGGCAACCGGGTCGTCGACTTCGCCGCGTCCAGCCTGCACGTGCTCGGCTACAGCGTGCCGGTGTCGGCGACCATGCCGCTGGCCGAGCTGCGGGAACACCTGCACACCCTGCCGGACCGCCCGGCCTGGGTGCCGTACCGCACCAGTTACTACCAGCCGACATGGGGGTTCTGCCTGGCCCAGGAGACCTTGGACGCGTTGCCGGACGGCGAGTACGAGGTGCGCATCGACTCCACGCTCGCGGACGGCCACCTCACCTACGCCGAGCATGTGATTCCCGGGCAGGTCCCCGACGAGGTGATCGTCTCCTGCCACGTGTGCCACCCGTCGCTGGCCAACGACAACCTGGCCGGTATCGCGGTGGCGACGTACCTGGCCCGGGCGCTGGCCGGGCAGACGCCGTACTACACCTACCGGTTCATCTACGCGCCCGGCACCATCGGGGCGATCACTTGGCTGGCCCGCAACAAGGAGCGGATCGACCGGGTCAAGCACGGCCTGGTGCTGGCCTGCGCGGGGGACTCGGGCCAACTGACGTACAAGCAGAGCAGGCGCGGCGACGCGGAGATCGACCGGGTGCTGCGGCATGTGCTGGGCGCCTCCGAACGCCCGCACCACGTCACCGAGTTCACCCCGTACGGCTACGACGAGCGGCAGTTCTGCTCGCCCGGGTTCGATCTCGGCGTGGGCTCGCTCAGCCGGACCCCGTACGCCGGGTACCCCGAATACCACACCTCGGCCGACAACCCGGACTTCGTCTCCCCGGAGGCAATGGCGGACACGCTCGCCGTCTGCCGCGAGGCATTCGCCGTCCTCGACCGAAACCGGCGGTACCTCAACCTCAGCCCCTACGGCGAACCACAGCTGGGCCGGCGCGGGTTGTACGACTCCCTCGGCGGCCGCAGCGACGCGAAGCAGGCCCAGATGGCCATGCTCTGGGTGCTCAGCCTCTCCGACGGCGAGCACAGTCTGCTGGACGTCGCCGAGCGGTCCGGGCTGCCGTTCGACACCGTCGCCGTCGCGGCCGACGCCCTGCACGGCGCCGGGCTGATCAAGGCATGA
- a CDS encoding NAD-dependent epimerase/dehydratase family protein, protein MRVLLTGHQGYLGTVMAPVLTAAGHDVVGLDAGLFTDCVLGPPPADPAGHRVDLRDVTADHVTGVDAVIHLAALSNDPLGSLAPDLTYDINHHASVRLAGLARDAGVRRFLYASTCSVYGAAGGDDLVGEDAPLRPVTPYAESKVRVEDDLHALADGDFSPVFMRNATAFGYSPRLRADIVLNNLVGHALLSGEVLVMSDGTPWRPLVHAADIAHAFTAALTAPREAVHDRAFNIGSEINNVTVAEIAEQVAEAVSGSKVVITGETGADPRSYKVDFSRFRAAIPGFDCTWTVKQGALELADAYRKFGLTREDFERRFTRLAVLRAASEAGAVDGTLRWRR, encoded by the coding sequence TTGCGCGTACTGCTCACCGGACACCAGGGCTACCTGGGCACCGTGATGGCCCCGGTCCTCACGGCCGCCGGGCACGACGTCGTCGGTCTCGACGCCGGCCTGTTCACCGACTGCGTCCTCGGCCCGCCGCCCGCGGACCCTGCGGGGCATCGGGTGGACCTGCGCGACGTCACGGCCGACCACGTGACCGGAGTTGATGCCGTGATCCACCTGGCCGCGCTGTCCAACGACCCGCTGGGATCGCTGGCACCGGACCTCACCTACGACATCAATCACCACGCGTCCGTACGCCTGGCCGGGCTGGCCCGCGACGCCGGAGTGCGGCGCTTCCTGTACGCGTCGACCTGCTCTGTCTACGGCGCCGCCGGCGGGGACGACCTGGTGGGCGAGGACGCCCCGCTGCGCCCGGTGACGCCGTACGCGGAGTCCAAGGTGCGGGTCGAGGACGACCTGCACGCGCTCGCCGACGGCGACTTCAGCCCGGTGTTCATGCGCAACGCCACCGCCTTCGGCTACTCACCCCGGCTGCGCGCCGACATCGTGCTGAACAACCTGGTGGGCCACGCGCTCCTGTCCGGCGAGGTGCTTGTGATGTCCGACGGCACTCCGTGGCGCCCGCTCGTGCACGCCGCCGACATCGCACATGCCTTCACGGCCGCGCTGACCGCGCCGCGCGAAGCGGTCCACGACCGGGCGTTCAACATCGGCAGCGAGATCAACAACGTCACGGTCGCCGAGATCGCCGAGCAGGTCGCAGAGGCGGTGTCCGGTTCGAAGGTGGTGATCACCGGGGAGACCGGTGCCGATCCGCGGTCCTACAAGGTGGACTTCTCCCGGTTCCGCGCCGCGATCCCCGGCTTCGACTGCACGTGGACGGTGAAGCAGGGAGCGCTCGAACTCGCCGACGCCTACCGGAAGTTCGGGCTGACCCGGGAGGACTTCGAGCGACGCTTCACCCGCCTCGCCGTGCTGCGCGCGGCGTCCGAGGCCGGCGCTGTCGACGGCACCCTGCGGTGGCGCCGATGA
- a CDS encoding PIG-L deacetylase family protein yields MIRLGAGPLNRIVAVGAHCDDIAIGAGGTLLTLCHARPGIRVDALVLSGGGSEREQEEQAALAAFCPGADLRLTVLKLPDGRMPAHWEEAKAAVEELRGQTEPDLVLAPRTDDAHQDHRGLAKLMTTAFRDHLVLGYEIVKWDGDLGRPAAYQPLSPEIAEQKVRLLQEHYPSQRHRPWYDREAFLGLARIRGIECHARYAEAFAVTKLTLNLGD; encoded by the coding sequence GTGATCCGGCTCGGGGCCGGGCCCTTGAACCGGATCGTCGCGGTGGGGGCGCACTGCGACGACATCGCCATCGGCGCCGGCGGCACACTACTGACGCTGTGTCACGCACGGCCGGGGATCCGCGTCGACGCGCTGGTGCTCTCCGGCGGTGGCAGCGAGCGGGAGCAGGAGGAGCAGGCCGCGCTCGCCGCCTTCTGCCCCGGCGCCGACCTGCGGCTGACCGTGCTCAAGCTGCCGGACGGCCGGATGCCCGCGCATTGGGAAGAGGCCAAAGCCGCGGTCGAGGAGCTGCGCGGGCAGACCGAGCCGGACCTGGTCCTTGCCCCGCGTACCGACGACGCGCACCAGGATCACCGCGGCCTGGCGAAGCTGATGACCACGGCATTCCGCGACCACCTCGTGCTCGGCTACGAGATCGTCAAGTGGGACGGCGATCTCGGCCGTCCGGCGGCGTACCAGCCGCTGTCGCCGGAGATCGCCGAACAGAAGGTGCGGCTGCTGCAGGAGCACTACCCCTCGCAACGGCACCGGCCCTGGTACGACCGGGAGGCCTTCCTCGGCCTGGCCCGGATCCGCGGCATCGAATGCCACGCGCGCTACGCCGAGGCCTTCGCCGTCACCAAACTCACGCTCAATCTGGGGGACTGA
- a CDS encoding glucose-1-phosphate cytidylyltransferase, translating into MKVVLFCGGYGLRMRSGASDDMPKPMAMVGPRPLIWHVMRYYAYYGHTEFILCLGYGAHHIKNFFLNYEETTSNDFVLRGGQTELLSTDIADWTITFAQTGIESPIGERLRRVRHHLDGDEMFLANYADVLTDAPLPEMIDRFARRDAGASMMVVPPQSSFHCVDLGEDGLVGGITAVSDMPLWENGGYFVLRQEVFDHIPENGDLVADGCAQLAKQGRLVAHQHRGFWKPTDTVKERAALDDAYARGDRPWAVWERDSAGARA; encoded by the coding sequence ATGAAGGTCGTTCTGTTCTGCGGCGGTTACGGGCTGCGCATGCGCAGCGGAGCCTCCGACGACATGCCCAAGCCGATGGCGATGGTCGGGCCGCGACCGCTGATCTGGCACGTCATGCGCTACTACGCGTACTACGGGCACACGGAGTTCATCCTGTGCCTCGGGTACGGGGCGCACCACATCAAGAACTTCTTCCTCAACTACGAGGAGACGACGTCCAACGACTTCGTGCTGCGGGGCGGGCAGACCGAGCTGCTGTCCACCGACATAGCCGACTGGACGATCACTTTCGCGCAGACCGGCATCGAGTCGCCGATCGGGGAGCGGCTGCGCCGGGTGCGGCACCACCTAGACGGCGACGAGATGTTCCTCGCCAACTACGCCGACGTGCTCACCGATGCCCCGCTGCCGGAGATGATCGACCGGTTCGCCCGGCGCGACGCCGGTGCGTCGATGATGGTGGTGCCGCCGCAGTCCTCGTTCCACTGCGTAGACCTGGGCGAGGACGGCCTGGTGGGGGGCATCACCGCGGTGAGCGACATGCCGCTGTGGGAGAACGGCGGCTACTTCGTGCTCCGCCAGGAGGTCTTCGACCACATACCGGAGAACGGGGACCTGGTCGCCGACGGATGTGCCCAACTGGCCAAGCAAGGCCGTCTTGTGGCACATCAGCACCGCGGCTTCTGGAAGCCGACCGACACCGTGAAGGAGAGGGCCGCGCTCGACGACGCGTACGCCCGGGGCGACCGGCCGTGGGCCGTGTGGGAACGGGACAGTGCCGGAGCTCGGGCGTGA
- a CDS encoding class I SAM-dependent methyltransferase, with product MTRCRLCGSAAMGSVVDLGATPPCESFLAADQLDQPEPAYPLHLRVCTDCWLAQIPPLITPEETFSEYAYFSSFSTSWVEHARRFTADAVQRLDLGADAFVVEVASNDGYLLRHMVDRGIRCLGIEPSVNVGAAARDAGVPTLTEFLDPATGSAVRAEHGPADLVVANNVYAHIPDVVGFTQGLRALVADDGWVSIEVQHLLTLIEENQYDTIYHEHFQYYTVASAIRALASGGLALVDVELLPTHGGSIRLWARPAEVAGEPSARVADVLDREKAAGLQELSGYTEFSARVAKVRRDLLKFLIEAAERGETVVGYGAPGKGNTLLNHCGIRPDLLPYTVDRNPYKHGRYTPGTRIPILPPEQIAADKPDYVLVLPWNLRDELVEQLSFIHDWGGRLVFPIPELSIVEVKS from the coding sequence ATGACACGATGCCGACTGTGCGGCTCGGCGGCGATGGGGAGCGTCGTCGACCTGGGGGCGACCCCGCCGTGTGAGAGCTTTCTCGCCGCGGACCAACTGGACCAGCCGGAGCCGGCGTACCCGCTGCACCTGCGGGTCTGCACCGACTGCTGGCTCGCGCAGATCCCGCCGCTGATCACGCCGGAGGAGACGTTCAGCGAGTACGCCTACTTCTCTTCCTTCTCGACCTCCTGGGTGGAGCACGCGCGCAGGTTCACCGCCGACGCCGTACAGCGCCTTGATCTCGGCGCCGACGCCTTCGTGGTCGAGGTCGCGAGCAACGACGGCTACCTGCTCCGGCACATGGTGGACCGCGGGATCCGCTGCCTCGGCATCGAGCCGTCGGTGAACGTCGGCGCCGCGGCGCGGGACGCGGGTGTGCCCACGCTCACGGAGTTCCTGGACCCGGCCACCGGCTCGGCCGTCCGCGCCGAGCACGGCCCGGCGGACCTGGTCGTGGCCAACAACGTGTACGCGCACATCCCCGACGTGGTCGGGTTCACCCAGGGGCTGCGCGCCCTGGTCGCCGACGACGGCTGGGTCTCCATCGAGGTGCAGCACCTGCTGACCCTGATCGAGGAGAACCAGTACGACACGATCTACCACGAGCACTTCCAGTACTACACGGTCGCGTCCGCGATCCGGGCCCTCGCGAGCGGCGGACTCGCGCTCGTGGACGTCGAGTTGCTGCCCACGCACGGCGGATCCATCCGGCTGTGGGCCCGGCCGGCCGAGGTGGCCGGCGAGCCCTCCGCTCGAGTGGCCGACGTCCTGGACCGGGAGAAGGCAGCCGGACTCCAGGAGCTGTCCGGGTACACCGAGTTCTCCGCTCGGGTGGCCAAGGTGCGCCGGGACCTCCTGAAGTTCCTCATCGAGGCGGCCGAGCGCGGCGAGACGGTCGTCGGCTACGGCGCCCCGGGCAAGGGCAACACCCTGCTCAACCACTGCGGCATCCGGCCCGACCTGCTCCCGTACACGGTCGACCGCAACCCCTACAAGCACGGCAGGTACACCCCGGGCACCCGCATCCCGATCCTGCCGCCCGAGCAGATAGCAGCCGACAAGCCCGACTACGTCCTCGTCCTCCCGTGGAACCTGCGGGACGAGCTGGTCGAGCAACTGTCCTTCATCCACGACTGGGGCGGCCGGCTGGTCTTCCCCATACCGGAACTGAGCATTGTCGAGGTCAAGTCATGA
- a CDS encoding glycosyltransferase, translating to MHVLVVHNRYASAQPSGENKVVDQEVELLRAAGHRVEVFERRSDTIAARSLPGKVAVPLLVPWNPAVRAELAARLRTERPDVVHVHNVFPLLSPAVLAACADAGVPAVATLHNYTQVCPPGTLQRDGRPCTECVGSAPLPAVRHGCYRNSRLATVPLAVSLSVNRRRWWSGVERFFCISAAQRDVLVRAGMPPERLAVKHNFVPEPGTCRTGTGEHLLYLGRLAEAKGVRLLMAAWDRIAADGGVGVPLVIAGTGPLEREVTAWAAGRDDVRYVGLYDTAQCRQAIARSVAVVAPSTWLEAFGLVVVEAMAAGVPTVAAGHGAFVELVEDGVTGLLHRPGEVASLADRMRRITAGTARNQEMGQAARRRYEQGFSPAVGLERLVEEYRTAIAGRSALARGGGTRATRGDGGSK from the coding sequence ATGCACGTCCTCGTAGTGCACAACCGCTACGCCTCGGCGCAGCCGAGCGGGGAGAACAAGGTCGTCGACCAGGAGGTGGAGCTGCTGCGCGCGGCCGGCCACCGGGTCGAGGTGTTCGAGCGGCGCAGCGACACCATCGCCGCGCGGTCCCTGCCGGGCAAGGTCGCGGTGCCGCTCCTTGTGCCGTGGAACCCGGCGGTCCGCGCGGAACTCGCCGCCCGGCTGCGCACCGAGCGGCCGGACGTGGTCCACGTCCACAACGTCTTCCCGCTCCTGTCGCCCGCGGTCCTTGCCGCCTGCGCCGACGCCGGCGTCCCCGCCGTCGCCACGCTGCACAACTACACCCAGGTCTGCCCACCCGGCACGCTGCAGCGGGACGGCCGACCGTGCACCGAGTGCGTCGGCTCCGCACCACTGCCCGCCGTCCGGCACGGCTGCTACCGGAACTCCCGGCTTGCGACGGTGCCGCTCGCGGTCAGCCTGTCGGTCAACCGGCGGCGGTGGTGGTCGGGCGTGGAGCGGTTCTTCTGCATCTCCGCGGCGCAGCGCGACGTCCTGGTCCGGGCCGGCATGCCACCCGAGCGGCTGGCGGTGAAGCACAACTTCGTGCCGGAGCCGGGCACTTGCCGAACGGGCACCGGCGAGCATCTGCTCTATCTCGGCCGCCTCGCGGAGGCCAAGGGCGTGCGGCTGCTCATGGCCGCGTGGGACCGGATCGCCGCGGACGGGGGTGTGGGCGTACCGCTCGTGATCGCCGGCACGGGACCGCTGGAGCGCGAGGTCACCGCCTGGGCGGCGGGCCGGGACGACGTCCGGTACGTCGGCCTGTACGACACCGCCCAGTGCCGGCAGGCCATCGCGCGATCGGTCGCCGTGGTGGCGCCCTCCACATGGCTGGAGGCGTTCGGCCTGGTGGTCGTGGAGGCGATGGCGGCCGGGGTCCCGACCGTCGCCGCCGGTCACGGCGCCTTCGTCGAACTCGTCGAGGACGGGGTGACCGGGCTGCTGCACCGCCCGGGCGAGGTTGCCTCGCTCGCGGACCGCATGCGCCGGATCACGGCCGGGACGGCCCGCAACCAGGAGATGGGCCAGGCGGCCCGGCGCCGTTACGAGCAGGGGTTCAGTCCGGCCGTCGGCCTTGAGCGCCTGGTGGAGGAGTACCGCACCGCGATCGCGGGTCGGTCAGCACTGGCTCGCGGCGGGGGCACCCGCGCGACCAGGGGGGATGGGGGCAGTAAATGA
- a CDS encoding O-antigen ligase domain-containing protein, protein MGESLRSSELPGGPVTADTQPRAESRPAGAAKIVGIVWGLLVLNTLGSAGAETIIPLPRSLIQMVTMGALVAAFALALAVNLRLRIRPGAFVFLLTLLLVPSVISSVNLESGFGALFRCARLALFIGTLWLLSRWWDGGLTFVRHHIRMYFAVLGSVAAGLVISPGAALPDLYGGRLVGALWPLTPPQIGQYAAVITGLTVLLVLGRRTDRASAAMVIVPSLVLLALTHTRTATLGLVIGLVLAIGSLILTSAAARRFFTWAVLCAAVAAVGFGSALQAWFLRGQSQENFASLTGRAKVWDALLAAPRTTSEQLFGMGLGDKSFGGLPIDNSWLAVYQEQGLTGVTLVAAIIIVLGGVALLRPPSLSRACAIFLISYCAIASYTEAGLGDASPYLLHLAVAASLLAAPAAATPLPTPAAPRRHIPRWARRSEMT, encoded by the coding sequence ATGGGGGAGAGCCTGAGGAGCAGTGAGCTGCCGGGCGGACCGGTCACGGCGGACACGCAGCCCCGCGCGGAATCGCGCCCTGCCGGCGCAGCGAAGATCGTCGGGATCGTCTGGGGGTTGCTGGTCCTCAACACGCTCGGCTCCGCCGGGGCGGAGACCATCATCCCGCTGCCCCGTTCCCTCATCCAGATGGTCACCATGGGCGCGCTGGTCGCCGCGTTCGCGCTGGCGCTCGCAGTCAATCTCCGTCTGCGCATCCGACCCGGCGCCTTCGTGTTCCTGCTCACCCTGCTCCTTGTGCCGAGCGTGATCTCCAGCGTGAACCTGGAGTCCGGGTTCGGCGCGCTGTTCCGCTGCGCCAGGCTGGCTCTCTTCATCGGCACGCTGTGGCTGCTCAGCCGCTGGTGGGACGGCGGCCTGACGTTCGTCCGGCACCACATCCGGATGTACTTCGCGGTGCTCGGGTCGGTGGCGGCCGGCCTGGTCATCTCACCGGGCGCGGCCCTGCCCGACCTCTACGGCGGACGCCTCGTCGGCGCGTTGTGGCCGCTCACCCCGCCACAGATCGGACAGTACGCCGCGGTGATCACCGGGCTCACCGTGCTGCTCGTACTGGGGCGCCGGACCGACAGGGCAAGCGCGGCGATGGTCATCGTGCCGTCACTCGTCCTGCTCGCGCTGACCCATACCCGGACGGCCACGCTCGGCCTGGTCATCGGCCTTGTCCTGGCGATCGGCTCACTCATCCTGACCAGCGCCGCCGCCCGCCGGTTCTTCACCTGGGCAGTGCTGTGCGCCGCCGTGGCCGCGGTGGGGTTCGGCTCCGCGCTGCAGGCGTGGTTCCTGCGCGGACAGAGCCAGGAGAACTTCGCCAGCCTCACGGGCCGGGCCAAGGTCTGGGATGCCCTGCTGGCAGCGCCCCGGACGACCTCGGAGCAGCTGTTCGGCATGGGCCTGGGCGACAAGTCGTTCGGCGGGCTGCCGATCGACAACAGCTGGCTGGCCGTTTACCAGGAGCAGGGTCTGACCGGCGTCACCCTGGTGGCGGCGATCATCATCGTCCTGGGCGGCGTCGCGTTGCTGCGGCCACCGTCACTGTCGAGGGCCTGCGCGATCTTCCTGATCAGCTACTGCGCGATCGCGTCGTACACCGAGGCAGGCCTTGGCGACGCCTCGCCGTATCTGCTGCATCTGGCCGTGGCCGCCTCGCTGTTGGCGGCACCCGCCGCGGCCACGCCCCTCCCGACGCCCGCAGCCCCTCGACGGCACATCCCGCGATGGGCCCGGAGATCGGAGATGACCTGA